The following are encoded together in the Eulemur rufifrons isolate Redbay chromosome 28, OSU_ERuf_1, whole genome shotgun sequence genome:
- the HIF1AN gene encoding hypoxia-inducible factor 1-alpha inhibitor, whose protein sequence is MAATAAEAVASGSGSHREEAEAPGPAWDESQLRSYSFPTRPIPRLSQSDPRAEELIENEEPVVLTDTNLVYPALKWDLEYLQENIGNGDFSVYSASTHKFLYYDEKKMANFQNFKPRSNREEMKFHEFVQKLQDIQQRGGEERLYLQQTLNDTVGRKIVMDFLGFNWNWINKQQGKRGWGQLTSNLLLIGMEGNVTPAHYDEQQNFFAQIKGHKRCILFPPDQFECLYPYPVHHPCDRQSQVDFDNPDYERFPNFQNVVGYETVVGPGDVLYIPMYWWHHIESLLNGGITITVNFWYKGAPTPKRIEYPLKAHQKVAIMRNIEKMLGEALGNPQEVGPLLNTMIKGRYN, encoded by the exons ATGGCGGCGACAGCGGCCGAGGCTGTGGCCTCGGGCTCTGGAAGCCACCGGGAAGAGGCTGAAGCTCCTGGCCCCGCCTGGGATGAATCCCAATTGCGCAGTTACAGCTTTCCCACCAGGCCCATCCCGCGTCTGAGTCAGAGCGACCCCCGGGCGGAGGAGCTGATCGAAAATGAG GAGCCCGTGGTGCTGACCGACACAAATCTTGTGTATCCTGCCCTGAAATGGGACCTTGAATACCTACAAGAGAATATCGGTAATGGAGACTTCTCTGTGTACAGTGCTAGCACCCATAAGTTCTTGTACTATGATGAGAAGAAGATGGCTAATTTCCAGAACTTTAAGCCGAGGTCCAATAGGGAGGAAATGAAATTTCATGAGTTTGTTCAGAAATTGCAGGATATACAGCAgcgaggaggggaagagag GTTGTATCTGCAGCAAACACTCAATGATACCGTGGGCAGGAAGATTGTCATGGACTTCTTGGGTTTTAACTGGAACTGGATTAATAAACAACAAGGAAAGCGTGGCTGGGGGCAGCTGACCTCTAACCTGCTGCTCATTGGCATGGAAG GAAATGTGACACCTGCTCACTATGATGAGCAACAGAATTTCTTTGCTCAGATAAAAGGCCACAAGCGATGCATCTTATTCCCTCCGGATCAGTTTGAGTGCCTCTACCCATACCCCGTCCATCACCCGTGTGACAGACAGAGCCAG GTGGACTTTGACAATCCTGACTACGAGAGGTTCCCTAATTTCCAAAACGTGGTTGGTTATGAAACAGTGGTTGGTCCTGGTGATGTTCTTTACATCCCAATGTACTG GTGGCATCATATAGAGTCATTACTAAATGGGGGGATTACCATCACTGTGAACTTCTGGTATAAG GGGGCTCCCACCCCTAAGAGAATTGAGTATCCTCTCAAAGCTCATCAGAAAGTGGCCATAATGAGAAACATTGAGAAGATGCTTGGAGAGGCCTTGGGGAACCCACAAGAG GTGGGGCCCTTGTTGAACACAATGATCAAGGGCCGATACAACTAG